The nucleotide window CAAATAGAAGCAAGCCTTTCCAGGAAGGTCTTCcatgtaacaaacaggtcaaatAATGACAGTTCATTGGAATTGTGGCTTTGAAAGAGCTCTGGCTCCATTTTGCTCCCTACTTTTGGTACTAGAGATgtgggctactttttgttgttgttgttgagtctcactttattgtccttggtagagtgctgtggcgtcacacagctcacagcaacctccagctcctgggcttaggcgattctcatgcctcagcctcccaagtagctgggactacaggcgcccaccacaatgcccagttgtttttttgttgcaatttggctggggctgggtttgaacccgtcaccgtcggtatctggggctggtgccctgcccactgagccacaggtgccacccagatgtgTGCTATTTTTAAGGCTACTACTGAGCTGGGAGCAAAAGATGGTCTAGGGTGGgctaaaacaacacaaatctcaTTGTTTTTACTGAAATTTAGCCATTTTTCCTGAATAAACACTCCTTGGGTTGCTGCATTGTGACTTTGATTAAATTTCTAGAGTTCTGAAAACATTGATTCTGGACATTTTggccatatttttgttgttgttgttgttgttttcatgaaGGGATGAATTTTCAGATGTCTTTACTCCACCATTTTCACTGCTGTCACCTACAACAtggttttcttcccctttttttttttgagacagagtctcactttgttaccctcagtagagttctctggcgtcattgctcacagcaacctctcgggctcaagcgattctcttgtctcagacaagagtacttgcctcccgagtagctgggactacaggtgcccaccacaacacaagctcttttttttcttttttagaggcagggtcttgctctggctgaagctggtcttgaacctgtgaacctgtgagctcaagcaatccacacaccttggcctcccatagtgctaggattacaggtgtgagcaaccacgcCCAGCCTACAATATGGTTTTAAATCTCTAAAGTCTCCATGGCCATGggctaattaaatatttaatcacgGGAAGTGATTGGGAAAAGGAGTAGAAAGAGAAATGTCATTCTCAAGAGGTTCTCCCAGATGAATAGATGAAGTTTagaaaggtattttatatttagttgccACAGAATTAAGGTTAAAGTAACagctattttaaaccttttttcttcagagaagataaaCACAGGCTTTGCAATCAGAACtaactttaaatttcagctttgcttctaaCTAGCTTAGTGGTCTAGGACAAGTTATAtaaactctctgtgcctcggtttcctcatttataaaagataatatttaccACGTAAGCTTATTCTGAggactaaatgtaaaatgctgatCACAAACGACCGGCAGCCCAATAGATATTAGctatataattgttatttttataatgttctgCAGAAGTACACTAATAATTGTTGAGTAGAGTTAACCTAaaggcagattttcttttctctctcgctatttctctcttttgctttgtttgtttgcttttaagaatggaaaaaaaactctgttccagcattttggaatacaaatttgcatcaaaattaatttattcgttttactgatatttaaataaaatgattttttcaacaaacattgattAAATATCTAGTAATTTTCAGGCACCATGCCAGGCACAGGTATGACAATGTCACTAAGTTGTGGTCCCCACTCTCGACGGGCTGACAGTCCAGGAGACTGACGAGTGCCCAGGTGATTACAAGCACAGTAACAAAGGCTGTGATGTGAGTGCAAGTGTGTGACAAGAATTCCCTTCTCTCAGATTTATCCCTTTTTCTTTAGCTCTAAAGCCAAGGAtttggtccatttttttcttaatcagataaattaaaccacggatttaaaaaaattttcaaaagatgaaagacaaaCACCTCAGATTATGGAGGGTAACTGGCATAATAAACCTGGGttgttcccaaaggaaaagtgcttGGCAGAGTCTTAGGATGAtttaagggaaaaacagaaaatgtttttatttttttacctacaAGTTTCATACTAAAAAACGACTATGAACCCTTTGTGGAGTTACATGTACATTGAAATGCaggtatttttaattcaattgcatttttcagaattctcaatcGTAATCCTCTGACAACTGTTGAAGATTcatatctttataaattgccagcattaaaatatctgtaagtaTTGCGGTCATCTTATGAATCATGAGattatttctgctgttattttttattttcatcaaagatTAAGTATGTTGAATTTAGGCTAAAAAGTCATAATTTAAACTTTAACTGGTTATTAAAAAAAGGTTATtggcaaagaaaagagattaagaatGGATGTGTAATGAATGGGCAAGACAGCCAGCAGGGAAAGAGAACAGTAATATTGaggaatgtatataaatataatatatatagatgcATGTAGGAATATCATTTAtcccagaaagcaaaaaagaatagatgcttctattttaaaaataaaaaataaagggctgtgcctgtggctcaaaggagtgggcgccagccccatatgccggaggtggcgggttcgaacccagcccagccaaaaactgcaaaaaaaaaaaaaaacacctcccccccctaaaaaaaaaaaaaaaagtaatcctgAGAGGTGAATCcaataagaaaatgggaagataaatgttaaaaagtgtatacattccATTATTCGATGTCATTAATTTGATGCTGCAAATGAAGataattacatttcttcagtAAAAGCTCTGTAATCATCTTCTATGACAAACTCTTGAGCTGgcttgttttatatagaaacaaaaattgaagtGCTGACATGTccttgaaatatgtttttaagtacagaatttttctattggggTTAATATCTTGACTCTTCGGACTTTCTCCTTCAGAGACATGGGAACAACACAAGCCCCACTTACAACAGTCGAGAACATCCTCATGACAACTCTTGAGTTGGAAaaactgtaagttatttttttcttagctttattttcacttagtacgttttttaggtttatattttcttaagtcagtttttgtgaggtataatttttatgcagtaaaattcactctttttaggTGCACCAaccaatgaattttcacaaatgtataattatgtaaCCACCATCACATTCCCCAAATAGAATGTTTCTGGTGCCCTAAAAAAAGCCTCTCATGTTCCTCTGCAGTcggtcccctcctcccaccatcagcccctggcaactacaATCTGATTTACAtccccatagttttgccttttcccgactgtcttagaaatgaaatcagatgtagtatgtaaccttttgtgtgaagcttctttcacttagcataattgttTTGATATTATATTACTATTCTTGTTGTATCTGTCAGTGCAGTTAGTTCTCTCCTCATTCACAGCTTCAACCAAgcacagatggtaaatatttggtgtggggtgggcgggtggggggaaaataaactataaaaaataatatgtgttaAAATACAGTATAGCAACAATGTACATGGCCTTTACACTGTATTACATAATATTCTaagagtaatctagagatgatttcaaGTATACtagagattatatgcaaatattatagcattcacagattttggtatctgcagagTCCTGGAACCAGTTCCCCACAGATAGCAAGGGACAGTGTCGTACGGCTATATCAGCTTATCCTTTCACCAATTTATGAacaattgggttgttttcatttttttggcaattatgaaaactGCTAAGAACACTCATACtcatgtctttgtgtgaacatacgttttcatttctttcaggtaaGTACCTAGGGTGGGACTACTGTATCACATCCTAAgtacatatttaactttttaagaaactgctaacttctttcctaaagtggctgtactattttgtattcccaccagcaatgtgaaagTTGCAGTTGCTACAGGTATTCAGCGGATCCtcatttcagtttttttgaaaaatctacTAGTAGATGTATAGtggaatctcattgtggttttaatttgcatttctgtaatagttAATGCTGTTGAATATCTATTCATGTGTAAATATCTTCTGTACTGAATTATCTGTTCAAATCCTATCCTGTAGTTTAATTGATATTTATCTTCTTGTTCAGTTTTAAGAGTACTTTTTATACTCTAGATACAAGTCTTTCAGGTATGTGTTTAGtaactatcttttctcttttctcaggttgtggtttgtcttttcattctttttaaattttatgtatgtgtgtatgtatgtatgtatttatgtatgtatgtatgtatttattttttgagacaggagtctcacactgtcaccctgggttgattgccatggtgttataaatcatagcaacctcaaactcctgggctcaaaaccagaaaactgaaatataaggatctgctgatcctcttgcctcagcctcccaagtagctttgtacccaccaccatacccacctactttttccacttttagtaaagacggggtcttgctcttgcccaagctggttttaaactcctgagctcaagcgatccactcaccttgtcctcccagagtgctaggattacaggcgtgagccactgtgcctggcctgtctttTCATGCTGTTAAAAGTATTTGAGCCcaggttttgtaatttgtaatttgaggttacagcacaggttttgtaatttgtaatttgaggTTACGGCAAGCTATAAAGATGCCACCACACACTAGCCTgtgtgagtgagaccctgtctcaaaaagaaaaataaaggaagaaaaggaaagaaaaccgtaggtgttgtttagtttccaaatatttggcgatttttcagatctttctgttggtttctaatttaatttcattatgatcagagaacacatattgaatgacttgaattcttttgaatttattcaaatttgttttatggcccagaatattGTTGCATAGCTCATTGATGCtctattcatgttttattttgtttctccttgtgtttcattttgggaagttttaagtttttgaaataacgATTTTAATGTCCTTGCCTGCTCATTCTATCCATGTAGGTTCTGAGTTGGTTCTTAttgattgctttgtttctttactatgggtcatattttcttgcttcttttcatgTTTGGTAATTTTCTATTGGATCTTGGTACGTGTTGCCCCATGAATCATGAGATTGTCCTATCTAGCTTATGCTAACAGGCAGTCTTCCTAATCTTGAGCAACatctaattattttctgatacttttgGGTGGTTCTTTTCCTAGCCTCAAGTAGTTTCCTCATACACGTGCACCAATCAGTACTTTGCTGAACACTCAAGAGCTCCCTCTGTGTGTCTCCTGAGTTCATGTTCTGTGTGCCTCTTTTCTCTCTAATACTCTGCTTTGAGACTTCTAGCCACCTTGGTTTTCCCAGACTCTCAGCTCCATTTCCTTAATCGAAGAGTCCACCAGTTTCCTTTCCTAGCACCATGACCTGGAAACTCTCTCAAAGAAGTAAGCTAGGGCAGCCACGGggctcacttcatttatttcacatcttACAGAGATCACTGTCCTTCATTGCCTGATGTCCAGTGTCTTTAaaactgttgttttgtttcttttatctggtattttggttgtttctggcCAGGGGTGCAATGTCCCTGTTATTACATCTTGGCCAGAAtctaataataatctttaaatctgttttgttttgatccaGGATCCGATCAGAGATCAGGCATTGCTCGTTATGTCTCTGTTTCCTTTAGTGTAAaacatttgtctactttttcttggtctttcatGCATTGAAGAGTCTAACAgggttgttttgtaaattctccCACAATCcggatttgtctatttcctcatgattagattcaggtaAAACATTTTGAGGAAGAATACTATTAATAAATAGACGATGTGTTCTTCCTACCTCATGACTTCAGATGGCCCATAATGCTAAGTTTGATCACTTGATTACAAAGTGATATCTTCTAGAGCTCtccattataaagttattttttccattgttaattaatatgtgtaaatacatttgatcttagacaaaagtccaagaagaaacaataataagtataaataatctCCGGGGTGATGCTTTGAGATCAGTGAAAATCCTGctttcaaaacatgtttttacccaactgtgcatcagtgaggcaagagaatcgcttaagcccaggagttggaggttgctgtgatctgtgacgccatggcactctacccagggcgacagcttgaggctctgtcttaaaaaacaaacaaaccaaccaactgtGCATCAGTGATAATCACTATCCAAATCCATTATTATTGTGTTTGCAAAATGACACTTTTCTAATTATATCATTCCTTCTACATAGCTGgcattattctattaatattaaagaagAGCTGGCCCTCTTTCCCTTTTGTGAATTCATGGATTCTTCTTCTGTGAATTCATGGATTCTTCTTTATAGTAATTATGTTGTACctgattatcatcattattattttgaaggctGAAATTGTCCACATTTGGCCAATGTAATCTTCATTATTGTTCAACCCTATAAAGTGGTTTAAACTAAGCTATCATTTATGCCCAgagtaatttctaatatttaccGCTCCCAACAGTAATTGAGAAAGGAATTCTAGAAATTTGGGGCCTCCAGACTCTTCTTAGAAGtctgcctcctgtgtcctctcaaCCCAAAGTGagacagattttcttcttctgtcttctatgggagaagataatttctGAATGAAACTACAAATCAGTGTCACCcaattctaattccttttttaaaaatttattattttaagagatgaggtcttgctatcttgcctaggctggtctcaaagttctggcctcaagcaatcctcccaccttactctcctgagtggctgcaaccacaatgcccagctaattaaaaaaaaaaaaatttgtgggggcagggtcttgctatgttgcccaggctggtctcaaaccctagcaccaagcaatcctcctgctttagcctcccctgtagctggaattacaggtgaaagctaccatacctggcacCTCTAATCTATCACGTTTACTCTAGGCATACCATAACCACTGCCATGTTcacccatctctctgtctcctttcctttggGCTTTCTGGTTCCTACCCAACAACTGACCAGGCCATTTGCCTCAAGAACTCTTTTTGCCTAGCCCTGCGGTAGTTTCAACCTCCCTCTTCTACCAACTGAAGTCATCCCTTTACCATTAATTTAATTCTCTGTGTTTCCATTTATAGGATCTTACCTAGCCATatggcctgctgcctctgccaatttaaaaataatattgaggtTGTCTGCAAGACAGTGAAGCTACATTGTGATGCATGTATAGGAAACAGCACAGAAGATTGTTGTGAGTTTAAATTGCTTAAtgataaattgttttaatttttattttgttttttaagtttttaatttgagaatttttaagctAATGATGAAATTGCTTTATTCTCATTTATTCGTTCAGAGTTAAACTCCCTGTATTTCTGAACTACTCCCTGGCTGAAAGTCAGGTTCtcaattattattacataatttaataatgtAACTGTTCCACATCCAtaaaggacagagaggaaggaacggAAGGGGGAGAGTATAACATTAGCGGCCACATACTCTGTACTGTGTCTCTGCTTGGTGTTTTGCCCCCCACCAATAACTTGTCTCTACAGCTCCTCAAAGTTTGTAACTGGTTTTATATCCATTATGTCTCAAGAGCTCTTTGCCTTATAGGACAGGTATAGATCGGGTTTTGGTTCGTTTGTTTTTACAAAGAGTATAAGTGATATTTGGAGCCTGAGAGTTTCCAGTTGCATGAGCAGAAATTGCTACCTGGCCCTTCTAAAGAAACAGagggcttttccattcttagacTCTCCAACTTTGAACTTGCTCTAAATCTAAAGCATTTGTATCCACAGAACAAACACTCGGGtgcttttttaagtgtttttctcatATTACGTTTATTAGCACTAACTTCATCAAAATGTGACTGCTTTCATGTCCAGACAATTTGAATACAGATCTCTACCCGTGATACTAAAGTTGCATactttccaaaacaatttttcacatattatattatattgtatttgtCTCTTCTCCCCTGAAAGTAGgcagaacaaacatttttaatcttgttttacagatgaggaaaaacaagATCAGAGGCGTTAAGTGCTGTAGCCTATTCTCAGGCCTTCTATCCCCAAATTTGGGTTCTCCATAGCCCATGTTCCTCATTTCTCATGATGCTTACCTACTCCTCTGACCTTTAACCACTACCACAGAAACTTTTAATTCTGGACAGGAACCCAGCTACACGATGGTACACTTGTTTTTCATGCAGTTAGAAGCTTTGGATGGTTCCACAAGTAAagctgggaattatagacatgaaATGAAAGCAAAGTGGGCATCTGACAAaagttgctttttcctttctgcattttagGAAGTCAAGTAATGTTTATCTAAAATTGTTGTTACTCCTTAGATTCATTGAACATGCCACATAAGCATGTaatctggaaattaaaaaccTCTTAACCTCCATCCCAGATCCCAGCCCAAATTGAGGAAAGAACCAGAATCTACCTAGTGTTTTTTCTGTGCAGAACCTCCTATTATCCGGTCTAGGATACATGAGAGCAGGGGCCAAGAAGAGGAACTGGTGGGGAGATGACAAGGCCATGTCCAGATAAGGATGTCTTAGCAATAGGATTGGGGCCTCCACATTAGCATCTCTTCTCTTGGTCCCCTTAGGGAACTGTCTTTCATCAGAGTCATCTACAAGCATGCCCCCTCTGCATCTGAGGCAGGACAGTGTGGGCTGCAGAAGGGCTGGTTCAGCGAGGAGCAGGGAGCAAGGGTCTCCCATCTTGGGCATTTACTGAGTGCTGGGCAAGTGGATTTGAGGGACCAGTGGAATAAGCCCAAGTAGAGTAACTGTATGTCACATTATGGAATGTTCTGAGTAGGTAGCCACTTTTCCcaaagatatttttctccttttattattccattgtataggtttaaactggggtttctttttttcctctctaagtGGCACTCTTCTGTTTGCTGACTCCTAATTTCTTTGACTGGGTTATATGGCTGTGGATTGGCAAAAAGCTATGCCATCAGCCTTCCATCGTCAAAAgcagtctcttcttttttgacagtTGAAGAAGCAAGTGTAGGAAATGCGGAGGGAGCGCTCACGAAGGTATTACAGGCTCGGAAGAAGCACACGAGCACCGAGCTGACCATTGAGCCAGAggtatccgcaaataaaaatgGCGTCGGCTTGTCAGGCTTCACGAGTGACCAGATGGACTTCAATGATGAAAGTGATGTCATTAGTGCACTTAATTACATATTGCCTTATTTCTCAGAGGGAAATCtagaagatgtagaatcaacattattaccattcattaaactgcttttctcaaatgtgcaggaaggagagaagcccCTAAGTCATATGAAAAACAATACAGAGGCTCAGCCTCTTGAACCTGGGCCCAGCAATTCAgcttacaaaaataaactgaggaagctctatttcctggaaaatttgttagatgcagaaattcaagaaaaaatctatgaggttaaaaagaaagaaaaaactgccatGCTTATGCAGTCTGGCCTTTTAGGTCCCAAACTTAAACGCCAAATCTTTCCCAAAAAAGTGGCAACTGCTGAATCACAGGAAAATAGCCTGAcagagagtgagagtggagacaGGGGACTGAAGAAAGTGACGCTATTCCTCAAAGGGCCCAAGCGCCTACGGAGAAAGCTCTTACAGGTGGCAAGAATCAAGAGGAAACAGGGTACCTGGCCGACAGCGAAGAAAGTGGCCGAAGAAAGAACGCTTGGGAAACCAATCCCGAGTGAAATGACACAGTTTGACGTGGTGCAGAGGCCTCGGAAGTTTGTGGGAAGCTCCTTCCACACCGAGCCTTCCTTCACGCAGACGCACAAGGCTGCGGTCTCTTCTTTCTTCAAACAGTATATTGGCATGCCTTCTACTTCTGCCACCTCAAATTCCCTACCTGagtttaaaaaacaatcaaaagacatgagcgacaccatttttgttttagaagatgcaAATGCTAGAGTTAAAAGTATGGAAGCTGGTAAACCAATTgtacattctagaagaaaataccgCTTTCATAAACCTCATTCCCATGTGGCCCACAGAACACCTGCGGCCAAACTAAGtcaaaagtttagaaaagaaacagtgtTCCATGGACAGATGCCTGTAAAGCGGCCTCCATTCTCTGCAGTAAGGAGCCTTATAAATTCCCCGTCACATGGGGTTTTTCCACCTTCAGAAGAGCTGAGTCCTCAGGAGAATCCTTTTCCAGAATCACTTGCTCCTTCAGAATCTGTTACAGAAATCACTACTGTATCCCCTCTAGGAAATGGTAttgaagaaaacagttttatggAAAACACTGCTATACCTGAAGAAACTATCTCTGAAAGTACAAATGATAAGAATCCTTCCACTATAGATTCCACTGGGACTGCGTTCTTAATACCGACTGTTAAACAAATCAATGAAACTCTGTGGGAATACCACAACACGGGCACTGACTTACCCAACATGGAAAAAAGCTTCACTTACCCATTGCTCGCGTCCCCGGGTGATCAATTTGAAATGCAGCTAAACCAGCAGCTCCGATCCCTCATCCCCAACAACGACGTGAGAAGGCTCATTTCTCACGTTATCCGGACTTTGAAAATGGACTGCTCTGAGACCCATGTGCAACTGGCCTGTGCCAAGCTCATCTCTAGAACAGGTCTCCTGATGAAGCTTCTGAGTGAGCAGcaagaagtaaaagtatccaaggCAGAATGGGATACGGATCAGTGGAAGAGTGAGAACTACATCAACGAGAGCACAGAAGCCCAGGCTGAACAGAAAGAGCAGGAGTCAAGTGAGGTAAGGATGACTACGGGAACATGAGACCTGGACTTTTCCATCAgttcaggggtgtccagcctacagcctgtgggccgcatgatgattttgtgaggacttttttttcacttatatgtggtgtcagatatcatgaaaagtatgcacagacaccccctccttttttttttttttttttttgctaatcagctttcattagtatttgtgtatttactctgtggcctaagacaactcttattcttcccatgtgtggcagaggaaaaaaaggttggatacccttGGTTTAGAATATACCATGAAAGCATCCATGCAGCAAGGCCCAGGTAGACAAGTCCATATTTTATCTTGGCCATGTAATTTTGGCCATGACAGTGATCTCCCACTTTGCTCATTTAGAGAATGAAGCAGACAGAACACTCAAGATAAAGAAGATGTAGAACAAAATACTTAATAGTAAGATTATGTAACACATTAGATTTGCTTTGTTCTTTAAGAACCTATAAGCTACTTACTTGGGAGGGTGGAGTTTTGAATAGTTAGATCtcattctttccatctctttggtggttttttaattattctttcccttttttagctCACTAAAGGAGTTCCAGGATATGGCTATAACAACAAACTCATCTTGGCGATATCTGTGACTGTAATAGTGatgattttgattataattttctgtcttattgAGGTAAGGACAATCATTCAGGTTTCCAGAATAACATCCTTGCTAATAGATTCAGTACTCATGAACTGAAAATCAAAGCCACTATCCCACCTACTATTACTTGACATTCCTCTTCAGTCACTACGACTAAGGTATGCATTGTTCTTTACTGTAATATATACCaagggtttttttaaattaaccccTCTCCAAGGAGATCACTATAGAACTGAAACCAAGATAACAAACCACTAGATTATTTGGAGAAATTAAGTTTAAGAAAGCCAAAGTTGAAGTGATAGGAAAGTTTTTCCAACCCAAAACTGTCAATAATTTTATGTACTCACCAATCACTCTCATTCTACCactgatttctttccttattgcTGAAATGACAAGAGATGTATTATCTCCACCCTCACGGAGCTGTCATCACCCTGGGGAGAAAGGACACAGCAAGAGATAGAGGTGTCATCTTATAGATTCATTAGATTCAGGTAGCATCCTCCTTCTCCACTGTGCAAGGCATTGTCTACACAGGTTCAGTTAAAGCACCTCAGCTAAACCTTGCACCTGGCTATTCCAAAGTGTGTCATATTTACAGTGGCCTGTTCCTGGTGCTTGCCTGTGTTTACCTTTTGTTCAATAGGCCATTTCATAATGGCCTATTA belongs to Nycticebus coucang isolate mNycCou1 chromosome 9, mNycCou1.pri, whole genome shotgun sequence and includes:
- the LOC128593309 gene encoding leucine-rich repeat-containing protein 37B-like isoform X4, whose product is MHLVVSAESWFLMSLQGVKHREELACRNRHLHRQTSKTRNFQGNAISYIDENVWKSYRWTEKLILSENHLTELHKDSFEGLLSLQYLDLSCNKIQFIERRTFESLPFLQYVNLGCNLITELSFGTFQAWHGMQFLHKVILNRNPLTTVEDSYLYKLPALKYLDMGTTQAPLTTVENILMTTLELEKLILPSHMACCLCQFKNNIEVVCKTVKLHCDACIGNSTEDCFEEASVGNAEGALTKVLQARKKHTSTELTIEPEVSANKNGVGLSGFPGDQFEMQLNQQLRSLIPNNDVRRLISHVIRTLKMDCSETHVQLACAKLISRTGLLMKLLSEQQEVKVSKAEWDTDQWKSENYINESTEAQAEQKEQESSELTKGVPGYGYNNKLILAISVTVIVMILIIIFCLIEIYSHRRAAMADVESGSVPRRERISTATPVDSAAEGGEESETAPEGEDEE
- the LOC128593309 gene encoding leucine-rich repeat-containing protein 37A3-like isoform X2 → MLMQSGLLGPKLKRQIFPKKVATAESQENSLTESESGDRGLKKVTLFLKGPKRLRRKLLQVARIKRKQGTWPTAKKVAEERTLGKPIPSEMTQFDVVQRPRKFVGSSFHTEPSFTQTHKAAVSSFFKQYIGMPSTSATSNSLPEFKKQSKDMSDTIFVLEDANARVKSMEAGKPIVHSRRKYRFHKPHSHVAHRTPAAKLSQKFRKETVFHGQMPVKRPPFSAVRSLINSPSHGVFPPSEELSPQENPFPESLAPSESVTEITTVSPLGNGIEENSFMENTAIPEETISESTNDKNPSTIDSTGTAFLIPTVKQINETLWEYHNTGTDLPNMEKSFTYPLLASPGDQFEMQLNQQLRSLIPNNDVRRLISHVIRTLKMDCSETHVQLACAKLISRTGLLMKLLSEQQEVKVSKAEWDTDQWKSENYINESTEAQAEQKEQESSELTKGVPGYGYNNKLILAISVTVIVMILIIIFCLIEIYSHRRAAMADVESGSVPRRERISTATPVDSAAEGGEESETAPEGEDEE
- the LOC128593309 gene encoding leucine-rich repeat-containing protein 37A2-like isoform X1; its protein translation is MLMQSGLLGPKLKRQIFPKKVATAESQENSLTESESGDRGLKKVTLFLKGPKRLRRKLLQVARIKRKQGTWPTAKKVAEERTLGKPIPSEMTQFDVVQRPRKFVGSSFHTEPSFTQTHKAAVSSFFKQYIGMPSTSATSNSLPEFKKQSKDMSDTIFVLEDANARVKSMEAGKPIVHSRRKYRFHKPHSHVAHRTPAAKLSQKFRKETVFHGQMPVKRPPFSAVRSLINSPSHGVFPPSEELSPQENPFPESLAPSESVTEITTVSPLGNGIEENSFMENTAIPEETISESTNDKNPSTIDSTGTAFLIPTVKQINETLWEYHNTGTDLPNMEKSFTYPLLASPGDQFEMQLNQQLRSLIPNNDVRRLISHVIRTLKMDCSETHVQLACAKLISRTGLLMKLLSEQQEVKVSKAEWDTDQWKSENYINESTEAQAEQKEQESSELTKGVPGYGYNNKLILAISVTVIVMILIIIFCLIEEGFFWLRCPLWLRDMYRPLNATRKKNMAQKLHDKESSDEEEIYKRDAGERISTATPVDSAAEGGEESETAPEGEDEE
- the LOC128593309 gene encoding leucine-rich repeat-containing protein 37A2-like isoform X3, translating into MLMQSGLLGPKLKRQIFPKKVATAESQENSLTESESGDRGLKKVTLFLKGPKRLRRKLLQVARIKRKQGTWPTAKKVAEERTLGKPIPSEMTQFDVVQRPRKFVGSSFHTEPSFTQTHKAAVSSFFKQYIGMPSTSATSNSLPEFKKQSKDMSDTIFVLEDANARVKSMEAGKPIVHSRRKYRFHKPHSHVAHRTPAAKLSQKFRKETVFHGQMPVKRPPFSAVRSLINSPSHGVFPPSEELSPQENPFPESLAPSESVTEITTVSPLGNGIEENSFMENTAIPEETISESTNDKNPSTIDSTGTAFLIPTVKQINETLWEYHNTGTDLPNMEKSFTYPLLASPGDQFEMQLNQQLRSLIPNNDVRRLISHVIRTLKMDCSETHVQLACAKLISRTGLLMKLLSEQQEVKVSKAEWDTDQWKSENYINESTEAQAEQKEQESSELTKGVPGYGYNNKLILAISVTVIVMILIIIFCLIEGAHINSNTCGFGC